One genomic window of Cricetulus griseus strain 17A/GY chromosome 3, alternate assembly CriGri-PICRH-1.0, whole genome shotgun sequence includes the following:
- the Ranbp6 gene encoding ran-binding protein 6 isoform X3, whose translation MAAAGSAGLPATVSEKQDFYQLLKNLINPSCMVRRQAEEVYENIPGLCKTTFLLDAVRNRRAGYEDPHPRVRAAACTTLGQMATDFAPSFQKKFHEIVITALLRTMENQGNQRVQCHAASALVIFIEDCPKSLLVLYLENMVKSLHSILVIKLQELIRSGTKLALEQLVTTIASVADAIEESFVPYYDIFMPSLKHVVELAVQKELKLLRGKTIECISHVGLAVGKEKFMQDASNVMQLLLKTQSDLNTMEDDDPQTSYMVSAWARMCKILGKDFQQYLPLVIEPLIKTASAKPDVALLDTQDVENMSDDDGWQFVNLGDQQSFGIKTSGLEAKATACQMLVYYAKELREGFVDYTEQVVKLMVPLLKFYFHDNVRVAAAEAMPFLLECARIRGTEYLSQMWQYICDPLIKAIGTEPDTDVLSEIMNSFAKSIEVMGDGCLNDEHLEELGGILKAKLEGHFKNQELRQVKRQEENYDQQVEMSLQDEDECDVYILTKVSDILHSLFSTYKEKILPWFEQLLPLIVNLICSSRPWPDRQWGLCIFDDIIEHCSPTSFKYVEYFRWPMLLNMRDNNPEVRQAAAYGLGVMAQFGGDDYRSLCSEAVPLLVKVIKCANSKTKKNVIATENCISAIGKIMKFKPNCVNVDEVLPHWLSWLPLHEDKEEAIQTLNFLCDLIESNHPVVIGPNNSNLPKIISIIAEGKINETISHEDPCAKRLANVVRQIQTSEELWLQCISQLDEDQQEALQELLNFA comes from the exons ATGGCGGCGGCCGGGTCTGCAGGGTTGCCGGCGACCGTGTCGGAAAAGCAGGACTTTTACCAGCTTCTGAAGAACCTGATCAATCCAAGCTGTATGGTGCGGAGGCAAGCGGAGGAAGTCTACGAGAATATCCCGGGGCTGTGTAAGACTACGTTCCTCTTAGACGCCGTCCGAAATAGAAGAGCAGGTTATGAG gATCCCCATCCAAGGGTGAGGGCAGCTGCCTGCACTACACTTGGACAGATGGCCACAGATTTTGCACCTAGTTTCCAAAAGAAGTTCCATGAAATAGTGATTACGGCGTTGTTGCGAACCATGGAAAATCAAGGTAATCAGCGTGTGCAATGCCATGCGGCTTCTGCCCTTGTCATCTTTATTGAAGACTGCCCCAAATCGCTACTAGTTCTATATTTGGAAAATATGGTAAAAAGTCTACATTCCATCTTGGTAATTAAATTGCAAGAGCTGATTCGGAGTGGAACTAAGTTGGCCTTAGAACAGCTTGTGACAACCATTGCCTCAGTTGCAGATGCAATAGAAGAAAGCTTTGTTCCATATTATGATATATTTATGCCCTCCCTCAAACATGTTGTTGAGCTTGCAGTTCAAAAGGAACTCAAGCTTCTTCGAGGAAAAACTATTGAGTGCATTAGCCATGTTGGTCTTGCCGTTGGGAAGGAGAAATTTATGCAAGATGCATCGAATGTGATGCAGTTACTGTTGAAGACACAATCGGACTTAAATACTATGGAAGATGATGACCCTCAGACTTCTTACATGGTTTCAGCGTGGGCTAGAATGTGTAAAATTCTTGGAAAAGACTTTCAGCAGTATCTTCCACTGGTTATCGAGCCTCTTATTAAGACTGCCTCAGCTAAACCTGATGTTGCTCTCTTAGACACACAAGATGTGGAGAACATGAGTGATGATGATGGCTGGCAATTTGTAAATCTTGGAGACCAGCAAAGCTTTGGAATTAAAACCTCAGGACTTGAAGCAAAAGCAACTGCTTGTCAGATGTTGGTTTACTATGCTAAGGAGTTAAGAGAAGGATTTGTGGACTATACAGAACAAGTTGTGAAGCTGATGGTTCCtttgttgaaattttattttcacgACAATGTTCGAGTGGCAGCTGCGGAAGCCATGCCCTTTCTCTTGGAATGTGCAAGGATCCGTGGCACGGAGTATCTTTCACAGATGTGGCAGTATATATGTGATCCCTTAATCAAGGCCATTGGAACTGAACCTGATACAGATGTACTCTCAGAGATAATGAATTCTTTTGCAAAGTCCATTGAGGTGATGGGAGATGGTTGTCTCAATGATGAACACTTGGAAGAACTGGGAGGAATTTTGAAGGCAAAGCTTGAAGGGCACTTTAAAAACCAAGAGTTGCGGCAAGTAAAAAGGCAGGAAGAGAATTATGATCAACAGGTAGAAATGTCTCTTCAGGATGAAGATGAATGTGATGTTTATATTCTGACCAAAGTATCAGATATCTTGCACTCATTATTTAGCACTTACAAGGAGAAGATTTTGCCATGGTTTGAACAGCTACTTCCTTTAATTGTGAATCTAATTTGTTCAAGTAGGCCATGGCCAGATCGACAGTGGGGATTGTGCATATTTGATGATATCATAGAGCACTGCAGCCCAACCTCATTCAAATATGTTGAGTATTTTCGGTGGCCAATGCTACTCAATATGCGAGATAACAACCCCGAAGTCAGGCAAGCTGCTGCTTATGGACTGGGTGTTATGGCACAGTTTGGTGGAGACGATTATCGTTCTTTATGTTCAGAAGCTGTTCCACTGTTGGTAAAGGTTATTAAGTGTGCAAATTCCAAAACgaaaaaaaatgtcattgctACAGAGAACTGTATCTCAGCAATAGGAAAGATTATGAAGTTCAAGCCCAATTGTGTGAATGTAGATGAGGTTCTCCCACACTGGCTGTCATGGCTCCCGCTGCATGAAGATAAAGAAGAAGCTATTCAGACTTTGAATTTTCTCTGTGACCTAATTGAAAGTAACCACCCAGTTGTGATCGGTCCCAATAATTCCAATCTTCCCAAAATCATCAGTATAATTGCAGAAGGAAAAATTAACGAGACTATTAGCCACGAAGACCCCTGTGCCAAACGCCTAGCTAACGTTGTTCGACAGATACAGACTTCTGAAGAATTATGGTTGCAATGTATATCCCAACTTGATGAAGACCAGCAGGAAGCTTTACAAGAATTACTCAATTTTGCTTGA
- the Ranbp6 gene encoding ran-binding protein 6 isoform X2 translates to MAAAGSAGLPATVSEKQDFYQLLKNLINPSCMVRRQAEEVYENIPGLCKTTFLLDAVRNRRAGYEVRQMAAALLRRLLSSGFEEVYPNLPSHVQRDVKIELILAVKLETHASMRKKLCDIFAVLARNLIDEEGTNHWPEGLKFLIDSIHSKNVVLWEVALHVFWHFPGIFGNQDRHDLDIIKRLLDQCIQDQEHPAIRTLSARAAAAFVLANENNIALFKDFADLLPGILQAVNDSCYQDDDSVLESLVEIADTVPKYLGPYLEDTLQLSLKLCGDSRLSNLQRQLALEVIVTLSETATPMLKKHTNIIAQAVPHILAMMVDLQDDEDWVNADEMEEDDFDSNAVAAESALDRLACGLGGKVVLPMTKEHIMQMLQSHDWKCRHAGLMALSAIGEGCHQQMEPILDETVNSVLLFLQDPHPRVRAAACTTLGQMATDFAPSFQKKFHEIVITALLRTMENQGNQRVQCHAASALVIFIEDCPKSLLVLYLENMVKSLHSILVIKLQELIRSGTKLALEQLVTTIASVADAIEESFVPYYDIFMPSLKHVVELAVQKELKLLRGKTIECISHVGLAVGKEKFMQDASNVMQLLLKTQSDLNTMEDDDPQTSYMVSAWARMCKILGKDFQQYLPLVIEPLIKTASAKPDVALLDTQDVENMSDDDGWQFVNLGDQQSFGIKTSGLEAKATACQMLVYYAKELREGFVDYTEQVVKLMVPLLKFYFHDNVRVAAAEAMPFLLECARIRGTEYLSQMWQYICDPLIKAIGTEPDTDVLSEIMNSFAKSIEVMGDGCLNDEHLEELGGILKAKLEGHFKNQELRQVKRQEENYDQQVEMSLQDEDECDVYILTKVSDILHSLFSTYKEKILPWFEQLLPLIVNLICSSRPWPDRQWGLCIFDDIIEHCSPTSFKYVEYFRWPMLLNMRDNNPEVRQAAAYGLGVMAQFGGDDYRSLCSEAVPLLVKVIKCANSKTKKNVIATENCISAIGKIMKFKPNCVNVDEVLPHWLSWLPLHEDKEEAIQTLNFLCDLIESNHPVVIGPNNSNLPKIISIIAEGKINETISHEDPCAKRLANVVRQIQTSEELWLQCISQLDEDQQEALQELLNFA, encoded by the coding sequence ATGGCGGCGGCCGGGTCTGCAGGGTTGCCGGCGACCGTGTCGGAAAAGCAGGACTTTTACCAGCTTCTGAAGAACCTGATCAATCCAAGCTGTATGGTGCGGAGGCAAGCGGAGGAAGTCTACGAGAATATCCCGGGGCTGTGTAAGACTACGTTCCTCTTAGACGCCGTCCGAAATAGAAGAGCAGGTTATGAGGTGAGACAAATGGCTGCCGCACTGTTACGACGGCTTTTGTCCTCTGGGTTTGAGGAGGTCTATCCAAATCTGCCTTCTCATGTGCAGAGGGATGTCAAGATTGAACTGATACTGGCTGTTAAGTTGGAAACACACGCTAGCATGAGGAAAAAGCTTTGTGATATTTTTGCGGTGCTGGCCAGGAATTTGATAGATGAGGAGGGCACTAACCATTGGCCAGAAGGTCTGAAATTCCTCATTGATTCGATTCACTCTAAAAATGTGGTTCTGTGGGAAGTGGCACTTCACGTTTTCTGGCACTTTCCTGGGATTTTTGGGAACCAAGATCGCCACGATTTGGATATCATCAAGAGGTTGTTGGACCAGTGCATTCAAGATCAAGAGCATCCAGCAATCAGGACATTATCTGCTAGAGCTGCAGCTGCGTTTGTCCTtgctaatgaaaacaatattgcTCTTTTCAAAGACTTTGCGGACTTGCTTCCTGGAATCTTACAGGCTGTGAATGATTCCTGCTACCAGGATGATGATTCGGTGCTAGAATCCCTTGTCGAGATTGCAGATACCGTACCTAAGTATTTGGGTCCCTATTTAGAAGATACTCTGCAGTTGAGCCTGAAGTTATGCGGAGACTCGAGGCTTAGTAATCTGCAACGCCAGCTGGCTCTGGAAGTAATAGTGACCTTATCCGAAACTGCAACTCCGATGTTGAAAAAGCACACGAATATTATTGCACAGGCTGTGCCTCATATATTAGCGATGATGGTTGATCTACAAGATGATGAGGACTGGGTAAACGCcgatgaaatggaagaagatgATTTCGACAGCAATGCAGTTGCTGCGGAGAGCGCACTAGACAGACTGGCTTGTGGACTTGGTGGAAAAGTTGTTTTGCCAATGACCAAGGAGCATATCATGCAGATGCTTCAGAGCCATGACTGGAAATGTCGACATGCTGGACTGATGGCCTTATCGGCCATCGGAGAAGGTTGCCATCAGCAAATGGAACCAATTCTGGATGAAACAGTTAACtcagttttgctttttcttcaggATCCCCATCCAAGGGTGAGGGCAGCTGCCTGCACTACACTTGGACAGATGGCCACAGATTTTGCACCTAGTTTCCAAAAGAAGTTCCATGAAATAGTGATTACGGCGTTGTTGCGAACCATGGAAAATCAAGGTAATCAGCGTGTGCAATGCCATGCGGCTTCTGCCCTTGTCATCTTTATTGAAGACTGCCCCAAATCGCTACTAGTTCTATATTTGGAAAATATGGTAAAAAGTCTACATTCCATCTTGGTAATTAAATTGCAAGAGCTGATTCGGAGTGGAACTAAGTTGGCCTTAGAACAGCTTGTGACAACCATTGCCTCAGTTGCAGATGCAATAGAAGAAAGCTTTGTTCCATATTATGATATATTTATGCCCTCCCTCAAACATGTTGTTGAGCTTGCAGTTCAAAAGGAACTCAAGCTTCTTCGAGGAAAAACTATTGAGTGCATTAGCCATGTTGGTCTTGCCGTTGGGAAGGAGAAATTTATGCAAGATGCATCGAATGTGATGCAGTTACTGTTGAAGACACAATCGGACTTAAATACTATGGAAGATGATGACCCTCAGACTTCTTACATGGTTTCAGCGTGGGCTAGAATGTGTAAAATTCTTGGAAAAGACTTTCAGCAGTATCTTCCACTGGTTATCGAGCCTCTTATTAAGACTGCCTCAGCTAAACCTGATGTTGCTCTCTTAGACACACAAGATGTGGAGAACATGAGTGATGATGATGGCTGGCAATTTGTAAATCTTGGAGACCAGCAAAGCTTTGGAATTAAAACCTCAGGACTTGAAGCAAAAGCAACTGCTTGTCAGATGTTGGTTTACTATGCTAAGGAGTTAAGAGAAGGATTTGTGGACTATACAGAACAAGTTGTGAAGCTGATGGTTCCtttgttgaaattttattttcacgACAATGTTCGAGTGGCAGCTGCGGAAGCCATGCCCTTTCTCTTGGAATGTGCAAGGATCCGTGGCACGGAGTATCTTTCACAGATGTGGCAGTATATATGTGATCCCTTAATCAAGGCCATTGGAACTGAACCTGATACAGATGTACTCTCAGAGATAATGAATTCTTTTGCAAAGTCCATTGAGGTGATGGGAGATGGTTGTCTCAATGATGAACACTTGGAAGAACTGGGAGGAATTTTGAAGGCAAAGCTTGAAGGGCACTTTAAAAACCAAGAGTTGCGGCAAGTAAAAAGGCAGGAAGAGAATTATGATCAACAGGTAGAAATGTCTCTTCAGGATGAAGATGAATGTGATGTTTATATTCTGACCAAAGTATCAGATATCTTGCACTCATTATTTAGCACTTACAAGGAGAAGATTTTGCCATGGTTTGAACAGCTACTTCCTTTAATTGTGAATCTAATTTGTTCAAGTAGGCCATGGCCAGATCGACAGTGGGGATTGTGCATATTTGATGATATCATAGAGCACTGCAGCCCAACCTCATTCAAATATGTTGAGTATTTTCGGTGGCCAATGCTACTCAATATGCGAGATAACAACCCCGAAGTCAGGCAAGCTGCTGCTTATGGACTGGGTGTTATGGCACAGTTTGGTGGAGACGATTATCGTTCTTTATGTTCAGAAGCTGTTCCACTGTTGGTAAAGGTTATTAAGTGTGCAAATTCCAAAACgaaaaaaaatgtcattgctACAGAGAACTGTATCTCAGCAATAGGAAAGATTATGAAGTTCAAGCCCAATTGTGTGAATGTAGATGAGGTTCTCCCACACTGGCTGTCATGGCTCCCGCTGCATGAAGATAAAGAAGAAGCTATTCAGACTTTGAATTTTCTCTGTGACCTAATTGAAAGTAACCACCCAGTTGTGATCGGTCCCAATAATTCCAATCTTCCCAAAATCATCAGTATAATTGCAGAAGGAAAAATTAACGAGACTATTAGCCACGAAGACCCCTGTGCCAAACGCCTAGCTAACGTTGTTCGACAGATACAGACTTCTGAAGAATTATGGTTGCAATGTATATCCCAACTTGATGAAGACCAGCAGGAAGCTTTACAAGAATTACTCAATTTTGCTTGA